One Setaria italica strain Yugu1 chromosome II, Setaria_italica_v2.0, whole genome shotgun sequence DNA segment encodes these proteins:
- the LOC101762096 gene encoding universal stress protein PHOS34: MAEEAPALAAAAGTKMTMVAGVDESEHSFYALQWALQHFFPPGQPQQYRLAVVTAMPSAAVGLAGTGALMDVRSFVEADLKRAARRVLDKAKELCAQVQVADVEFEALEGDARNVLCDAAERHHAEMLVVGSHGYGAIKRAVLGSVSDYCAHHAHCTVMIVKKPKHKH; this comes from the exons ATGGCGGAGGAGGCGCCTGCgctggcggctgcggcggggaCGAAGATGACGATGGTGGCGGGGGTCGACGAGAGCGAGCACAGCTTCTACGCGCTGCAGTGGGCGCTGCAGCACTTCTTCCCGCCGGGCCAGCCGCAGCAGTACCGCCTCGCCGTCGTCACCGCCatgccctccgccgccgtcgggctCGCCGGCACAG GCGCCTTGATGGATGTGCGGTCGTTCGTGGAGGCGGACCTCAAGCGCGCCGCGCGGCGTGTCCTCGACAAGGCAAAGGAGCTCTGCGCGCAG GTGCAGGTGGCCGACGTCGAGTTCGAGGCGTTGGAGGGGGACGCCAGGAACGTGCTCTGCGACGCGGCGGAGAGGCACCACGCCGAGATGCTCGTCGTCGGCAGCCACGGCTACGGAGCGATCAAAAG GGCTGTTCTTGGAAGCGTGAGCGATTACTGCGCCCATCATGCGCACTGCACCGTGATGATAGTAAAGAAGCCAAAGCACAAGCACTGA
- the LOC105913783 gene encoding uncharacterized protein LOC105913783 has product MSFALSSLVSVLEEQLEILNEEELALITRRFMRFNDNRKNQRRNNNNCFECGKSGHFTADSPDKNKSKNNGYDYNKYKNKDGTKKKKKYTDREKKEHCKKAKAHTFIAFLSDVDSNIDVHTDSSRSEEYDNRKAKKKDGKNFNSLCFYSGMNRDGYCVMALNADSKKDGKESNSDTETEEFKRVDGFGIGNVTKQCRFDGLHEKIFDGLYEKVGGLKNTWLIDSGCSRHMTGDHRWFSSLTPVMTREYITFGDNSKGKVLSEGVIKCLVAGSSSELWKWYRRLGHLSFDLLSRLSALDLIRGLPKLKFEKDLGEHEMGQSIFEGEEEHVDNGDEEDDEIDHAPAVALV; this is encoded by the exons ATGTCCTTTGCTTTGTCCTCTTTGGTGTCTGTTTTAGAGGAGCAATTGGAGATTCTTAACGAGGAGGAGCTCGCTTTGATCACGAGGAGGTTCATGCGCTTCAACGACAACCGCAAGAACCAAcgaaggaacaacaacaactgCTTTGAGTGTGGCAAGTCAGGTCACTTCACCGCCGACAGCCCCGATAAGAACAAGTCCAAGAAC aacGGGTACGACTACAATAAGTACAAGAACAAGGacggcaccaagaagaagaagaagtacaccgaTCGTGAGAAGAAGGAGCACTGTAAGAAGGCCAAAGCGCACACCTTCATCGCCTTCCTCAGCGACGTCGACTCCAACATCGACGTCCACACCGACTCTAGCCGAAGTGAGGAGTACGACAACcgcaaggcgaagaagaaggatggcaagaaCTTCAACAGCCTTTGCTTTTACTCCGGCATGAACCGCGATGGGTACTGCGTCATGGCCCTCAACGCTGACAGCAAGAAGGATGGCAAGGAAAGCAACTCCGACACAGAAACAGAG GAGTTTAAAAGGGTTGATGGTTTTGGGATTGGGAATGTGACCAAGCAGTGCAGATTTGATGGGTTGCATGAAAAGATTTTTGATGGGCTGTATGAGAAG GTCGGAGGCCTAAAGAACACGTGGCTTATTGACTCCGGTTGTTCTCGACACATGACTggtgatcacagatggttctccagccttaCCCCGGTGATGACCAGAgagtacatcactttcgggGATAATAGCAAGGGAAAGGTATTGTCTGAGGGTGTCATTAAG TGTTTAGTTGCTGGTTCTTCTTCTGAGCTTTGGAAGTGGTACAGGAGATTAGGTCATTTGAGTTTTGATTTGCTTTCCCGCTTGAGTGCTCTTGATCTTATTCGAGGATTGCCTAAGCTCAAGTTTGAGAAAGATCTTG gtgaacatgaaatggggCAAAGCATCTTTGAGGGAGAGGAAGAGCATGTTGATAatggtgatgaagaagatgatgagatTGACCATGCTCCAGCTGTTGCACTT gtgtag
- the LOC101763047 gene encoding uncharacterized protein At1g66480 has translation MGNALAGRRRAAKVMTVDGATFRYKTPAAAGAALRGHPGHQLLESEEVRRLGVRARPLDRDAPLKPGKLYFLVQIPRGAAVGCAGDDDPRAPRKTWSGALHVGARERLESLMLSRRTVSDVASIMPSSAARLAAVGAGGSPNKPPSSVEVGADGAVRLRMRLPKAEVARLMKESRDPAEAAERIMQLCVARDQGAAAAPPPVARSALSGRNATTTTAGLKREKRTRFMAVPDEIIG, from the exons ATGGGCAACGCTcttgccggccgccggcgcgcggccaAGGTGATGACGGTGGACGGCGCGACGTTCCGATACAAGacccccgccgcggcgggcgccgcGCTGCGCGGCCACCCAGGCCACCAGCTGCTCGAGTCCGAGGAGGTCCGCCGGCTCGGCGTGCGCGCCCGGCCGCTAGACCGCGACGCGCCGCTCAAGCCCGGGAAGCTCTACTTCCTCGTCCAGAtcccgcgcggcgccgccgtaggttgcgccggcgacgacgacccgcgcgcgccgcgcaaGACGTGGTCGGGCGCTCTGCACGTGGGCGCCCGGGAACGTCTCGAGAGCCTGATGCTGTCCCGGCGCACCGTGTCGGACGTGGCGTCCATCATGCCGTCGTCGGCCGCGCGCCTCGCCGCGGTGGGCGCCGGCGGGTCCCCGAACAAGCCGCCGTCGTCCGTGGAGGTCGGCGCGGACGGCGCGGTGCGGCTGCGGATGCGGCTGCCCaaggcggaggtggcgcggcTGATGAAGGAGAGCAGGGACcccgccgaggccgccgagcGGATCATGCAGCTGTGCGTGGCCAGGGAccagggcgccgccgcggccccgccgccggtggcgcgtTCCGCGCTGTCCGGCAGGaacgcgacgacgacgactgctGGCTTGAAGAGAGAG AAGCGTACGAGGTTCATGGCGGTTCCTGACGAGATCATCGGATGA